The Streptomyces sp. NBC_01244 genome contains a region encoding:
- a CDS encoding uracil-DNA glycosylase yields MAARPLNEIVEPGWARALEPVAAQIAAMGDFLRAEIAAGRTYVPAGANVLRAFQQPFDEVKVLIVGQDPYPTPGHAIGLSFSVAPEVSPWPPSLDNIFRELHADLGTGKPRNGDLTPWTRQGVLLLNRSLTTAPRKPNAHRGKGWEAVTEQAIRALAARGKPLVSVLWGREARNLRPLLGDLPAVESVHPSPMSADNGFFGSRPFSRTNDLLVRQGAQPVDWRLPSAG; encoded by the coding sequence GTGGCAGCACGACCGTTGAACGAGATCGTCGAGCCGGGCTGGGCCCGGGCTCTGGAGCCGGTGGCGGCGCAGATCGCCGCGATGGGCGACTTCCTGCGCGCGGAGATCGCGGCGGGCAGGACCTACGTCCCCGCCGGTGCGAACGTGCTGCGCGCGTTCCAGCAGCCCTTCGACGAGGTGAAGGTGCTGATCGTCGGGCAGGATCCGTACCCGACGCCGGGGCACGCGATCGGCCTGTCCTTCTCCGTGGCCCCCGAGGTCAGCCCCTGGCCCCCGAGCCTCGACAACATCTTCCGCGAACTGCACGCCGATCTCGGCACGGGCAAGCCCCGGAACGGGGATCTGACCCCGTGGACCCGGCAGGGCGTCCTGCTGCTGAACCGCTCGCTCACCACGGCCCCGCGCAAGCCCAACGCCCATCGCGGCAAGGGCTGGGAGGCGGTGACCGAACAGGCCATCCGCGCGCTCGCGGCCCGCGGCAAGCCCCTGGTGTCGGTGCTGTGGGGGCGCGAGGCGCGCAACCTGCGGCCCCTGCTGGGCGACCTGCCGGCCGTGGAATCGGTGCACCCCTCCCCGATGTCCGCGGACAACGGGTTCTTCGGGTCGAGGCCGTTCAGCAGGACGAACGACCTGCTGGTCCGCCAGGGTGCGCAGCCCGTGGACTGGCGGCTTCCCTCCGCAGGGTGA
- a CDS encoding sirohydrochlorin chelatase, giving the protein MSSPTGPANGLPVRMPRPRQTGRHRRPEPAVAPEGAPALVLAVPGAPSAASRGLAEEIISIGRSELPGLDARVGFLDGDDATEFPSLSGVLNSVARDRAARAESARAAGQEVPAPTGPDAVVVPLLAGPDGDLLRRVRQALMDSSAAAELADPLGPHPLLAEGLHVRLSEAGLARADRARLFSVTTAADGIVLATTGGEEAVQAAGITGMLLAARLAVPVMAAALDEEGSVAAIADQLRREGSTQLALAPYLIGPEAAEGLLDTACKEAGCSAADVLGAYPALGKLAVAQYSAALGITQGAAAH; this is encoded by the coding sequence ATGAGCTCCCCCACTGGGCCCGCAAATGGCCTGCCCGTACGAATGCCGCGACCCCGCCAGACCGGACGGCACCGCCGGCCCGAGCCCGCGGTGGCGCCCGAGGGCGCGCCCGCGCTGGTGCTCGCCGTGCCCGGTGCCCCTTCGGCCGCCTCGCGGGGGCTCGCGGAAGAGATCATCAGCATCGGCCGCTCCGAGCTGCCGGGCCTGGACGCCCGGGTCGGTTTCCTCGACGGTGACGACGCCACCGAGTTCCCGTCCCTGTCGGGCGTGCTGAACTCCGTGGCCCGCGACCGCGCCGCGCGCGCGGAGTCCGCCCGCGCCGCCGGGCAGGAGGTGCCCGCGCCGACCGGTCCGGACGCCGTGGTCGTGCCCCTGCTGGCCGGCCCCGACGGGGATCTGCTGCGCCGCGTGCGCCAGGCCCTGATGGACTCCTCGGCCGCCGCCGAGCTGGCCGATCCGCTCGGCCCGCACCCGCTGCTCGCCGAGGGGCTGCACGTGCGGCTGTCCGAGGCCGGCCTCGCCCGCGCCGACCGGGCCAGGCTCTTCAGCGTGACCACGGCCGCCGACGGCATCGTCTTGGCCACCACCGGCGGCGAGGAGGCCGTGCAGGCCGCGGGCATCACCGGCATGCTGCTGGCCGCCCGTCTCGCCGTGCCGGTGATGGCCGCCGCGCTGGACGAGGAGGGTTCGGTGGCCGCCATCGCCGACCAGCTCCGCCGCGAGGGTTCGACGCAGCTCGCGCTGGCCCCGTACCTGATCGGCCCGGAGGCCGCCGAGGGACTCCTCGACACCGCCTGCAAGGAGGCCGGCTGCAGCGCCGCCGACGTGCTCGGCGCGTACCCCGCGCTCGGCAAGCTGGCCGTCGCGCAGTACTCCGCCGCCCTCGGCATCACCCAGGGCGCCGCCGCCCACTGA
- a CDS encoding lactonase family protein produces the protein MGGADSGVGGTDRTADGGGHLAWIGSFTSGGGRGVTTAAVDPATGALTPLSATDAVADPSYLVHEPVTGVLYAVSETEEGAVGAFRTTEQGLVPLGATVPVGGAGPTHLSVAGRRLLTANYTSGSVSSLPLADDGSIGEPAAVLAHQGSGPDAGRQKAPHAHQVLPAPGGRWVLSVDLGTDSVRVCALDPATGAPALHAETALRAGAGPRHLAFHPSGEVVYVLHELEPQLTVCRWNGESGELQPVGEVPVASTGAPGAPAAYPSAVVASPDGRFVWAAVRGADTIATFSLAGGAEKPQLTGTVPCGGSWPRDLAADPSGRRLYAANERSGDVTWFDVDPVTGEPHRAGSVAVPAATCVVFG, from the coding sequence GTGGGCGGCGCGGACAGTGGTGTGGGCGGTACGGACCGTACGGCCGACGGCGGCGGACACCTGGCCTGGATCGGCTCGTTCACCTCGGGGGGCGGCCGCGGTGTCACCACCGCGGCCGTGGATCCGGCCACCGGAGCGCTGACCCCGCTCTCGGCCACGGACGCCGTCGCCGACCCCTCGTACCTGGTCCACGAGCCCGTCACCGGCGTGCTGTACGCCGTGAGCGAGACCGAGGAGGGCGCCGTGGGCGCCTTCCGGACCACTGAGCAGGGGCTCGTCCCCCTCGGCGCGACCGTCCCCGTCGGCGGCGCCGGCCCCACCCATCTCAGCGTGGCGGGGCGCCGGCTGCTGACCGCCAACTACACCTCGGGCAGCGTCAGCAGCCTCCCGCTCGCCGACGACGGCTCGATCGGGGAGCCCGCCGCCGTACTGGCCCACCAGGGCTCCGGCCCCGACGCCGGCCGGCAGAAGGCCCCGCACGCCCACCAGGTGCTGCCCGCCCCCGGCGGCCGCTGGGTCCTCAGCGTCGACCTCGGCACCGACTCGGTACGGGTCTGCGCGCTCGACCCGGCCACCGGAGCCCCGGCCCTGCACGCCGAGACCGCGCTGCGCGCCGGGGCCGGCCCCCGGCACCTCGCCTTCCACCCCTCCGGCGAGGTGGTCTACGTATTGCACGAGCTGGAGCCGCAGCTGACCGTCTGCCGCTGGAACGGGGAGTCGGGCGAGCTCCAACCGGTCGGCGAGGTTCCGGTCGCCTCCACGGGCGCTCCAGGGGCCCCGGCGGCCTACCCCTCGGCGGTCGTGGCCTCGCCAGACGGCCGTTTCGTCTGGGCGGCCGTCCGCGGAGCCGACACCATCGCCACCTTCTCCCTCGCCGGCGGCGCGGAGAAGCCGCAGCTCACGGGCACCGTGCCGTGCGGGGGCAGTTGGCCGCGCGATCTGGCCGCCGACCCGTCGGGGCGCCGGCTGTACGCGGCCAACGAGCGTTCCGGCGACGTCACCTGGTTCGACGTGGACCCGGTGACGGGCGAGCCGCACCGCGCCGGCTCGGTGGCCGTGCCCGCCGCCACCTGCGTGGTCTTCGGCTGA
- a CDS encoding nitric oxide synthase oxygenase, which produces MEILQQRSSTAQVWEAAEEFIRLFHRENPDAGDPRERLAAVRAELAETDTYRHTPEELEHGARVAWRNSNRCIGRLYWNSLRVRDRRGLTDADGIAEECFEHLREATNGGRVRPTITVFAPDTPDRPGPLIWSEQLVRYAGYGDHPSITVGDARNAELTSALLALGWSRGSGTPFDLLPLVVQGVDDKPRWFDVPPDAVLEVPIEHPDGAAGGDGWSDWGLRWHAVPAISNMCLEIGGIHYPAAPFNGWYMGTEIGARNLADTDRYNLLPAVARRMGLDTASDRSLWKDRALVELNRAVLHSFDRAKVTIADHHTESRRFLTHLEKEERKGRDVGADWSWIVPPISGSATPVFHRTYEDRPSSTAYVHHPGAQERAQGRDLV; this is translated from the coding sequence ATGGAAATACTTCAACAGCGTTCCAGCACCGCTCAGGTGTGGGAAGCGGCCGAGGAGTTCATCCGACTCTTCCACAGGGAGAACCCGGACGCGGGTGATCCGCGCGAGCGGCTCGCCGCCGTACGGGCCGAGCTCGCCGAGACGGACACGTACCGGCACACTCCCGAGGAGCTGGAGCACGGCGCCCGCGTCGCGTGGCGCAACAGCAACCGCTGCATAGGCAGGCTGTACTGGAACTCGCTGCGCGTCCGCGACCGCCGCGGGCTCACCGACGCCGACGGGATCGCGGAAGAGTGCTTCGAGCACCTGCGCGAGGCCACCAACGGCGGCCGGGTCCGGCCCACCATCACGGTCTTCGCCCCCGACACCCCGGACCGCCCCGGCCCGCTGATCTGGAGCGAGCAGCTGGTCCGGTACGCCGGCTACGGCGACCACCCTTCGATAACCGTCGGCGACGCCCGCAACGCCGAGCTCACGAGCGCGTTGCTCGCGCTGGGCTGGTCCCGCGGCTCGGGCACCCCCTTCGACCTCCTTCCGCTGGTCGTGCAGGGGGTCGACGACAAACCCCGCTGGTTCGACGTCCCCCCGGACGCCGTCCTGGAGGTGCCCATCGAGCACCCCGACGGAGCGGCCGGCGGTGACGGCTGGTCGGACTGGGGCCTGCGCTGGCACGCCGTACCCGCGATCTCCAACATGTGCCTGGAGATCGGCGGAATCCACTACCCGGCGGCGCCCTTCAACGGCTGGTACATGGGCACCGAGATCGGTGCCCGCAACCTCGCGGACACCGACCGCTACAACCTCCTGCCCGCGGTCGCCCGCCGCATGGGCCTCGACACCGCCAGCGACCGTTCGCTCTGGAAGGACCGCGCGCTCGTCGAGCTCAACCGGGCGGTCCTGCACTCCTTCGACCGGGCCAAGGTCACCATCGCCGACCACCACACGGAGTCCCGGCGCTTCCTGACGCACCTGGAGAAGGAGGAGCGCAAGGGCCGCGACGTGGGCGCGGACTGGTCCTGGATCGTGCCGCCCATCTCCGGATCGGCGACCCCGGTCTTCCACCGCACCTACGAGGACCGGCCGAGCTCGACCGCCTACGTCCACCATCCCGGTGCCCAAGAACGGGCCCAAGGGCGGGATTTGGTCTAG
- a CDS encoding FUSC family protein, with amino-acid sequence MFVAPDPGRARLRNATRAVIGVALAVAVAELCGLSLVASITGGLAALLALFTVTDSTVRAQRVTTALLPAAGFPVLALATTLHGVPLARDAVFVAVVFAGVYARRWGVRGHALGIFAFMNFFITQFLHARPGQLPELYAAVGLALLSAGAVRFVLWPIERRVPPAAVPPAPPGTGLARPTTRQAFQATAACAVALGIGQALSEDRWYWAVGTAWWIFVNTASRGETLVRGFRRVLGTVLGIGAGLLVAIPLNGAPAPTAVLVALCVFGIFYTAAVSYSWMMLAVTVMAGLLYGLLGVLDPGLLVLRLEQTAVGAVCAGLAVILVLPVTTHATNDMWIQRALRCVRACTAEAAARLAGSPVADPAPHAAELELFLGRVRLSLAPLVHPLSPYRGRKARARRVLALLDECAVEVRGLVAVAADPDASHDARLAAACWRVEAAVEALLTPEAERATGAEHRSAAAALNPARAASEPALAHLQGLERLLAQLDGPLRTASRSPLVGA; translated from the coding sequence ATGTTCGTGGCTCCGGATCCGGGGCGCGCAAGACTCAGGAACGCCACGCGGGCCGTCATCGGCGTCGCCCTCGCGGTGGCCGTGGCCGAGCTCTGCGGGCTCTCGCTCGTCGCGTCGATCACCGGGGGACTGGCGGCCCTGCTCGCCCTCTTCACCGTGACCGACTCGACCGTGCGCGCCCAGCGGGTGACCACCGCCCTGCTGCCCGCCGCCGGGTTCCCCGTACTGGCCCTGGCCACCACCCTGCACGGCGTACCCCTGGCCCGCGACGCGGTGTTCGTCGCCGTGGTCTTCGCCGGCGTCTACGCCCGCCGGTGGGGGGTGCGCGGCCACGCCCTCGGCATCTTCGCGTTCATGAACTTCTTCATCACGCAGTTCCTGCACGCCCGGCCCGGGCAGCTGCCGGAGCTCTACGCCGCCGTCGGACTGGCCCTCCTGTCGGCCGGCGCCGTGCGGTTCGTGCTGTGGCCCATCGAACGGCGCGTTCCGCCCGCCGCCGTACCGCCCGCCCCGCCCGGGACCGGGCTGGCCCGGCCGACCACCCGCCAGGCCTTCCAAGCCACCGCCGCCTGCGCGGTCGCGCTGGGCATCGGCCAGGCCCTGTCGGAGGACCGCTGGTACTGGGCGGTCGGCACGGCCTGGTGGATCTTCGTCAACACCGCCTCGCGCGGCGAGACCCTGGTCCGCGGCTTCCGCCGGGTCCTCGGCACGGTGTTGGGGATCGGCGCGGGCCTGCTGGTGGCCATCCCGCTGAACGGTGCGCCCGCGCCCACGGCCGTCTTGGTGGCACTCTGCGTCTTCGGGATCTTCTACACCGCCGCCGTGTCCTACAGCTGGATGATGCTGGCCGTGACGGTGATGGCCGGCCTGCTCTACGGGCTGCTGGGCGTACTCGATCCCGGTCTGCTCGTCCTGCGCCTGGAGCAGACGGCCGTCGGCGCGGTGTGCGCCGGGCTGGCCGTGATCCTGGTGCTCCCGGTGACCACCCACGCGACCAACGACATGTGGATCCAGCGCGCGCTGCGCTGCGTCCGCGCCTGCACGGCAGAAGCCGCGGCCCGGCTCGCCGGTTCCCCGGTCGCGGACCCCGCGCCGCACGCCGCGGAGCTGGAGCTGTTCCTGGGCCGGGTACGGCTCTCCCTGGCTCCGCTCGTCCACCCGCTGAGCCCCTACCGCGGCCGCAAGGCCAGGGCCCGCCGGGTGCTCGCGCTGCTCGACGAGTGCGCCGTGGAGGTCCGCGGGCTGGTCGCCGTGGCGGCGGACCCGGACGCGAGCCACGACGCCCGGCTCGCGGCGGCGTGCTGGCGCGTGGAGGCCGCCGTGGAGGCCCTGCTGACGCCGGAAGCGGAACGCGCCACGGGCGCGGAGCACCGGTCGGCCGCCGCGGCCCTGAACCCCGCGCGGGCCGCCTCGGAACCCGCGCTGGCCCATCTGCAGGGTCTGGAGCGGCTCCTCGCCCAGCTCGACGGACCCCTGCGCACGGCGTCACGCTCCCCGCTGGTGGGCGCCTGA
- a CDS encoding universal stress protein: MSVVLGYDESPGAERALRVALEVAAAFGEPLVLVYGAAAPGPTGEEYRAHREAVREAGRSALSRAVEAADEAGVPSTVEVADAKPAQALLDAAERHDARVIIVGSWGDSPIRGALLGSTPHKLLHLSPVPVLCVPTEHAPGD; encoded by the coding sequence ATGTCCGTCGTCCTCGGGTACGACGAGTCGCCCGGAGCCGAGCGCGCCCTGCGCGTCGCCCTGGAGGTGGCCGCCGCCTTCGGCGAGCCGCTCGTCCTCGTCTACGGGGCCGCCGCCCCGGGCCCCACCGGCGAGGAGTACCGCGCGCACCGGGAGGCCGTCCGGGAAGCCGGCCGCAGCGCGCTCTCCCGGGCGGTGGAGGCCGCCGACGAGGCGGGAGTGCCGTCCACGGTCGAGGTGGCCGACGCGAAACCGGCCCAGGCGCTGCTCGACGCCGCCGAACGGCACGACGCCCGGGTGATCATCGTGGGGAGCTGGGGCGACAGCCCGATCCGCGGCGCCCTGCTCGGATCCACCCCGCACAAGCTCCTGCACCTCTCGCCGGTCCCGGTCCTGTGCGTCCCGACGGAGCACGCTCCGGGGGACTGA
- a CDS encoding APC family permease — protein sequence MAHHGSDGAPPEPPEPGAGPVTGSADTDAEPGLKANAIGFLDALVIGLNSTSPAYSLAAVIGPIVALAGIYAPGVMLASFVPMLLIAAAFYYLNKVDQDCGTTFSWVTRAMGPWAGWLGGWAIAMTGVLVIGSLADVAVHFGLLAAGLDGWAANEALRQSLTVVVILAMTAVCVIGTEMSARLQDVLILAQVFFLLVFAVVALYRVYAGTSSLDGTRPAIEWLNPFGAGGAALTGGLLLGVFIYWGWESAVNLTEEVENSATAPGKAGIWSTVVLLVTYLSVGFAVVGYAGTKFLAENAGEEEAVFAVLAHEVMGGWDWVVLLAVCTSALASTQTTIIPASRTALSMARRHALPPNLSHIHPRFRTPDVSTWWVAGIAIVWYLAVNQISENALLDSLTALSLLISFYYALTGLACAVYYRRHLLESVHNFLLIGLGPVLGAGLLAWLLVQSVADMSDPENSASGVSWFGLGPPLVIGIGIAVVGVLVMCFWRIRDGRFWQERRGVADPALVHVARKPRRPEVPKP from the coding sequence ATGGCCCACCATGGCTCGGACGGCGCGCCCCCTGAGCCCCCGGAACCGGGAGCGGGGCCCGTCACGGGATCCGCCGACACCGACGCGGAACCAGGGCTCAAGGCCAACGCGATCGGCTTCCTCGACGCGCTCGTCATCGGCCTGAACTCGACCTCGCCCGCCTACTCCCTGGCCGCGGTCATCGGGCCGATCGTCGCGCTCGCCGGCATCTACGCGCCCGGCGTCATGCTGGCCTCCTTCGTCCCGATGCTGCTGATCGCCGCCGCCTTCTACTACCTCAACAAGGTCGACCAGGACTGCGGCACCACCTTCTCGTGGGTGACGCGCGCCATGGGCCCCTGGGCGGGCTGGCTCGGCGGCTGGGCCATCGCCATGACCGGCGTCCTCGTCATCGGCTCGCTGGCCGACGTCGCCGTCCACTTCGGACTGCTCGCCGCCGGACTCGACGGCTGGGCGGCGAACGAGGCACTGCGCCAGAGCCTGACCGTCGTCGTGATCCTGGCCATGACGGCCGTCTGCGTCATCGGCACCGAGATGTCGGCCCGGCTCCAGGACGTCCTGATCCTGGCCCAGGTCTTCTTCCTGCTGGTCTTCGCCGTCGTCGCCCTCTACCGCGTCTACGCCGGCACCAGCAGCCTCGACGGCACCAGACCCGCGATCGAGTGGCTCAATCCCTTCGGCGCCGGCGGCGCCGCCCTCACCGGCGGCCTGCTGCTCGGCGTGTTCATCTACTGGGGCTGGGAGTCGGCGGTCAACCTCACCGAGGAGGTCGAGAACTCGGCCACCGCACCGGGCAAGGCCGGCATCTGGTCCACCGTGGTCCTGCTGGTGACGTACCTGTCCGTCGGCTTCGCGGTCGTCGGTTACGCCGGGACGAAGTTCCTCGCCGAGAACGCCGGCGAGGAGGAGGCCGTCTTCGCGGTCCTCGCGCACGAGGTGATGGGAGGCTGGGACTGGGTCGTCCTGCTCGCCGTCTGCACCTCCGCGCTCGCCTCCACCCAGACCACGATCATCCCGGCCTCCCGTACCGCCCTGTCCATGGCCCGCCGGCACGCGCTGCCGCCGAACCTCTCGCACATCCACCCCCGCTTCCGGACCCCGGACGTCAGCACCTGGTGGGTGGCCGGCATCGCCATCGTCTGGTACCTCGCCGTCAACCAGATCAGCGAGAACGCCCTCCTGGACTCCCTGACCGCGCTCTCCCTGCTGATCTCCTTCTACTACGCCCTCACCGGCCTGGCCTGCGCCGTCTACTACCGGCGCCACCTGCTGGAGAGCGTGCACAACTTCCTGCTGATCGGCCTCGGCCCGGTGCTCGGGGCCGGACTGCTGGCCTGGCTGCTCGTGCAGTCGGTCGCCGACATGTCGGACCCGGAGAACTCGGCGAGCGGCGTCTCCTGGTTCGGCCTCGGCCCGCCGCTCGTCATCGGGATCGGCATCGCCGTCGTCGGCGTGCTCGTGATGTGCTTCTGGCGGATCAGGGACGGCCGCTTCTGGCAGGAGCGGCGCGGCGTCGCCGACCCGGCCCTCGTACACGTGGCCAGGAAGCCCCGGAGGCCGGAAGTGCCGAAGCCCTGA
- a CDS encoding histidine phosphatase family protein — protein MSDLLLVRHGETAWSATGRHTGRTDVPLTARGVEEAISLFPYFRDRSPALVLTSPLRRAAATAELAGLTGAVTDPDLYEWDYGGYEGITTPEILRGRPDWSLWTDGVPPGDEDHPGENAAQVGARADRVLARAGEVLRADRGNVVLVAHAHLLRVLTARYLGLPPEAGRLFLLRTGTFSMLSTEHGLPVVAGWNTRP, from the coding sequence GTGAGCGATCTGCTGCTGGTGAGGCACGGGGAGACCGCCTGGAGCGCGACCGGACGGCACACCGGGCGCACCGACGTCCCGCTGACCGCGCGCGGGGTCGAGGAGGCCATCTCGCTCTTCCCGTACTTCCGCGACCGAAGCCCCGCCCTGGTCCTGACCAGCCCGCTGCGCAGGGCCGCCGCCACCGCCGAGCTCGCCGGCCTGACCGGCGCCGTCACCGACCCCGACCTGTACGAGTGGGACTACGGCGGCTACGAGGGCATCACCACCCCCGAGATCCTGCGCGGGCGCCCCGACTGGTCCCTGTGGACCGACGGGGTACCGCCCGGCGACGAGGACCACCCCGGAGAGAACGCGGCCCAAGTCGGCGCCCGCGCGGACCGGGTGCTCGCCCGGGCGGGTGAGGTGCTGCGCGCCGACCGGGGCAATGTCGTCCTGGTGGCCCACGCGCACCTGCTGCGGGTGCTGACCGCCCGCTACCTCGGCCTGCCGCCCGAGGCCGGCCGCCTCTTCCTGCTCCGTACGGGCACCTTCAGCATGCTGTCCACGGAGCACGGCCTGCCCGTGGTCGCGGGCTGGAACACCCGCCCCTGA
- a CDS encoding RNA polymerase sigma factor, whose product MDDQDDTRLAAGFAAGDEDCVAAVYRRWRPLVHALASRSLGDEREAEDVTQQVFLAAWRGRAGYRPGPGGLGAWLTGITRHKVADALEARTRRARVVEAAARVCAQGRPEPEPGPERAVERVLLLGELARLPSAQQRVLRLAFYADLTQSQIADRTGLPLGTVKSHMRRALHVMRQSLERLPEPGVPQPIR is encoded by the coding sequence ATGGACGACCAGGACGACACCCGGCTGGCGGCGGGTTTCGCGGCGGGCGACGAGGACTGCGTGGCGGCGGTCTACCGGCGCTGGCGGCCGCTGGTGCACGCGCTGGCCTCTCGCTCGCTCGGCGACGAGCGGGAGGCCGAGGACGTGACCCAGCAGGTCTTCCTCGCCGCGTGGCGGGGCCGCGCCGGGTACCGGCCCGGGCCGGGCGGACTCGGGGCCTGGCTGACCGGCATCACCCGGCACAAGGTGGCAGACGCCCTGGAGGCCCGCACCCGGCGGGCCCGGGTGGTCGAGGCCGCCGCGCGCGTCTGTGCTCAGGGCCGGCCGGAGCCGGAGCCGGGGCCGGAGCGGGCCGTGGAACGGGTGCTGTTGCTCGGCGAGTTGGCCCGGCTGCCGTCGGCGCAGCAGCGGGTGCTGCGGCTCGCCTTCTACGCGGACCTGACGCAGTCGCAGATCGCGGACCGCACCGGCCTCCCGCTGGGCACCGTCAAGAGCCACATGCGGCGGGCGCTGCACGTCATGCGGCAGTCCCTGGAGCGGCTCCCGGAGCCCGGGGTGCCACAACCGATTCGATGA
- a CDS encoding MerR family transcriptional regulator: MEPEPPQPQPRLRHQPPPVALGTGAVARRLGVSPTTLRSWERRYAIGPDRREEGRHRRWTPADIARLELMCRLTAQGAPPSEAARVARGVAPDGPAAAGPAAATPGGPRALRLGDVRPECRGLARAAVRLDAPAVEDLLAAVLAELGPVTAWEEVIAPTLHAVGRKWASSGERYVEVEHLLSWYVSAALHRIRPAPEPLVAPPVLLACTPGEQHSLPMEALAAALGERAVPVRMFGAALPAEALCVAVRRTGPRAVVLWAQSRTTADAALARSVAGIEWGPRGARGHSALLLAGPGWGAGAAARPARAERLFGLRSGLAVIESVVAPRAPGAAPGTAA, translated from the coding sequence GTGGAGCCCGAACCCCCGCAACCCCAGCCTCGGCTCCGGCATCAGCCCCCGCCGGTCGCCCTCGGCACCGGCGCGGTCGCCCGACGCCTCGGGGTCTCCCCGACCACGCTGCGCTCCTGGGAGCGCCGCTACGCCATCGGGCCGGACCGCCGCGAAGAGGGCAGGCACCGGCGCTGGACCCCTGCGGACATCGCCCGGCTGGAGCTGATGTGCCGCCTCACCGCCCAGGGCGCGCCCCCGTCCGAAGCCGCCCGGGTGGCCCGGGGAGTCGCCCCGGACGGCCCGGCCGCAGCCGGTCCCGCCGCCGCGACGCCGGGAGGGCCGCGCGCGCTGCGCCTCGGGGACGTCCGCCCGGAGTGCAGGGGGCTCGCGCGGGCCGCCGTACGGCTGGACGCGCCGGCCGTGGAGGACCTGCTGGCGGCCGTGCTCGCCGAGCTGGGCCCGGTCACCGCCTGGGAGGAGGTCATCGCACCGACCCTGCACGCGGTGGGCCGCAAGTGGGCCTCGTCCGGGGAGCGTTACGTCGAGGTGGAACACCTGCTGTCCTGGTACGTCTCCGCGGCCCTGCACCGGATCCGGCCCGCCCCGGAGCCGCTTGTGGCCCCGCCCGTACTGCTGGCTTGCACACCCGGGGAGCAGCACAGCCTCCCGATGGAGGCGCTGGCCGCCGCCCTGGGCGAACGGGCCGTGCCGGTCAGGATGTTCGGAGCCGCCCTGCCGGCCGAGGCCCTGTGCGTGGCCGTCCGGCGGACGGGGCCGCGGGCCGTCGTCCTGTGGGCGCAGTCCCGTACGACCGCCGACGCCGCGCTCGCCCGGTCGGTGGCGGGCATCGAGTGGGGCCCGCGCGGCGCCCGCGGCCACTCGGCGCTGCTGCTCGCCGGCCCCGGCTGGGGCGCCGGAGCGGCGGCCCGGCCGGCCCGCGCCGAGCGGCTGTTCGGGCTCCGCTCCGGGCTGGCCGTCATCGAATCGGTTGTGGCACCCCGGGCTCCGGGAGCCGCTCCAGGGACTGCCGCATGA